One genomic window of Fusarium keratoplasticum isolate Fu6.1 chromosome 3, whole genome shotgun sequence includes the following:
- a CDS encoding Methyltransf-33 domain-containing protein: MSSPLWNPADRQVLDIGGSNVDTAFASHLPAAIAGTEWFPKELAYIKGMEKWCAIANRSYQTSDELSIIQMTAKQVVDRLPSGTCIIDLGAADSFKFEPYVREFISQDKECTYVPLDLSEASLIRHIDNVKKVFPTIKCVGLWGSFQQGDRFFHQIPQGRLFLSLGSIFYNAPDEMCVDRCAEFRRHLAGSDRLIVGQDAPSATESHSSQSSYQTKEYDAFFVRYLEGIQDHAGIVADAKSSWTYESNMDKSMHFFKVTALKDMVCDKFGNYKISAGTSYKMFPSWKRGEAEIHEITKKEGLTVKTLGKAKNSGMCQYIIGPQ; the protein is encoded by the coding sequence AtgtcttctcctctttggaATCCCGCTGACCGCCAGGTCCTCGACATTGGTGGCAGCAACGTTGATACGGCTTTTGCCAGTCATCTTCCCGCCGCCATTGCCGGTACGGAGTGGTTCCCGAAGGAACTCGCTTACATCAAGGGTATGGAAAAGTGGTGTGCAATTGCTAATCGCTCTTACCAGACCTCGGATGAGCTTAGTATCATCCAAATGACCGCTAAGCAGGTCGTTGATCGGCTTCCCTCGGGGACTTGTATCATTGATCTGGGGGCTGCAGACTCCTTTAAGTTTGAGCCCTATGTTCGAGAGTTTATCTCGCAGGACAAGGAGTGCACTTATGTGCCGCTCGATCTGTCTGAGGCCTCTCTCATCCGCCACATTGACAATGTCAAGAAGGTTTTTCCTACCATCAAGTGTGTCGGCCTCTGGGGATCCTTCCAGCAGGGCGACCGCTTTTTCCATCAGATTCCCCAGGGGCGACTTTTTCTGTCCCTTGGAAGCATCTTCTACAATGCCCCTGACGAAATGTGCGTAGATCGTTGCGCTGAATTCCGTCGCCATTTGGCGGGTTCTGACCGACTGATCGTTGGGCAGGACGCTCCTTCTGCTACTGAGAGCCACAGTTCCCAGTCGTCGTACCAGACAAAGGAGTACGATGCTTTCTTCGTTCGCTACCTGGAGGGTATCCAGGATCATGCTGGGATCGTGGCTGATGCGAAGTCCTCTTGGACCTACGAGTCCAACATGGACAAGTCCATGCATTTCTTCAAGGTCACCGCCCTGAAGGACATGGTCTGCGACAAGTTCGGAAACTACAAAATCTCCGCCGGTACGTCTTACAAGATGTTCCCGTCTTGGAAGCGTGGCGAGGCTGAGATCCACGAGATtaccaagaaggagggtcTCACTGTCAAGACTcttggcaaggccaagaactcCGGTATGTGCCAGTACATTATTGGCCCTCAGTAA
- a CDS encoding Zn(2)-C6 fungal-type domain-containing protein — MPTQIDHDQQPAAAQSRSRKQHTRSRTGCLTCRKRHRRCDERRPVCENCAAADRQCEYPLPNLPLRERRKTNLPGEQEPWAPAAELAVVPLPRPTRPVGPCLSQQPIYMPFRSNELFSYFYELEDPVDITPRDKRQGLLNSVMQSPDALRNTMLIAGLHYGWKAGRLQIFESTLLFHKIETMRLVNWLLVQSEPTAYHLCIRHIATLCLTECAFGNVLVAETHLNGLMRYMDFHKPPDSPYADDESVEEELANRYVILTYNFIYGFKSRLRDILHEDDRVPPDTKPDPKRPDPDTVQELMHSWHKDEFRGLDIRLKAMKMVPYFFNQLPPDAKLSDIDGTPMLECLTRITETSGFKRNSAREAIQQNMWLEGAVTRLLLALVGCHIESLSGDQTGGLKKKKGSRLVTSWSGMCSASGLYLHAVLGIWNAGELIESRMHRRVLYLVKQDLERYRPQKRDRRASDLWLWKAYVCAFSLARHLQLDDDQGLLIPLQRIFAELIAEWSYMTEVTDWTEARNALSRIVWPESFYLEDMCRSLWYGSVSSGSVFSGSVFSGSVSPVSLSSV; from the exons ATGCCGACCCAAATCGACCACGACCAACAGCCCGCTGCTGCCCAGTCAAGGAGCCGGAAGCAGCATACCCGTAGCCGTACAGGATGTCTTACCTGCAGGAAGCGCCACAGGCGATGTGACGAGCGTCGACCCGTCTG CGAGAACTGTGCCGCTGCAGATAGGCAGTGCGAGTATCCCCTGCCCAACCTTCCTCTTCGGGAGCGTAGAAAGACGAACCTACCCGGGGAGCAGGAGCCTTGGGCTCCGGCAGCCGAGTTGGCGGTGGTACCCTTGCCCCGCCCGACCCGGCCTGTTGGGCCGTGTTTATCCCAACAGCCGATCTATATGCCGTTCAGGTCGAATGAGCTCTTTAGCTACT TCTATGAACTCGAGGACCCTGTGGATATCACCCCTCGAGATAAACGCCAAGGCTT GCTGAATTCTGTTATGCAAAGCCCCGATGCGCTACGCAACACAATGCTCATTGCTGGCCTCCACTACGGGTGGAAGGCCGGTCGATTGCAGATATTCGAGTCCACCCTGCTGTTCCACAAGATCGAGACTATGCGATTGGTCAATTGGCTTCTTGTGCAATCGGAACCGACAGCGTACCATTTGTGTATCAGACACATTGCTACTTTGTGTTTGACCGAA TGCGCCTTTGGCAATGTTTTGGTAGCAGAAACTCATCTCAACGGCCTCATGAGATACATGGACTTTCACAAGCCTCCAGACTCTCCATATGCAGATGACGAAAGCGTAGAAGAAGAACTAGCAAACCGCTACGTAATTCT CACATACAACTTCATTTACGGATTCAAAAGCCGTCTCAGAGATATCCTACACGAGGATGATCGCGTCCCTCCAGACACGAAGCCCGATCCTAAAAGACCTGACCCCGACACAGTCCAGGAGCTCATGCATTCATGGCACAAGGACGAATTCCGAGGTTTGGACATAAGactcaaggccatgaagatGGTCCCGTATTTCTTTAATCAGCTACCGCCAGATGCTAAGCTTTCGGATATTGATGGTACACCCATGTTGGAATGCTTGACAAGAATTACTGAGACGTCTGGCTTCAAACGGAATTCGGCTCGCGAGGCTATTCAGCAGAATATGTGGCTTGAAGGTGCCGTCACCAGACTCTTGCTCGCCTTGGTAGGATGCCACATCGAGTCTCTGTCTGGAGATCAAACCGGAGGTttgaagaaaaagaagggatCACGGCTGGTGACTTCATGGTCAGGCATGTGTTCTGCCTCTGGTCTTTACCTGCACGCAGTTCTCGGCATCTGGAACGCCGGAGAACTCATCGAATCACGAATGCACAGACGGGTTCTCTACCTCGTCAAGCAAGACTTGGAACGCTACCGACCGCAAAAGAGGGATCGAAGGGCTTCGGATCTCTGGCTATGGAAGGCTTACGTCTGTGCATTCAGTCTGGCAAGACACTTGcaactcgacgacgaccaagGTCTCTTGATTCCGCTGCAAAGAATTTTTGCCGAGTTAATTGCGGAGTGGAGTTACATGACGGAGGTCACGGATTGGACAGAGGCAAGGAATGCGTTATCCAGGATTGTATGGCCCGAGTCTTTTTACTTGGAGGATATGTGTCGGTCGCTTTGGTATGGGAGTGTTTCCTCCGGAAGTGTTTTCTCAGGGAGCGTTTTCTCAGGGAGTGTTTCCCCAGTGAGTCTTTCTTCAGTTTGA